The Exiguobacterium acetylicum genome includes a window with the following:
- a CDS encoding competence protein ComK has translation MSYPITEETLALIPQYGQYGEPQTLVIKEHSESILEGHPIKLIEESCLYFGSSMRGRIEAARHILGPNRKTPVLVDWQAQTIFFPTTAKEKAECIWINFKQMKTVQKKSGKVQVEFQTGQCIDTDASAYSIERQRIKTLELAYEMQRRFQVPEFKNR, from the coding sequence ATGTCTTACCCGATCACGGAAGAAACGTTAGCCTTGATCCCGCAATATGGTCAGTACGGTGAGCCACAGACACTTGTCATCAAGGAGCATTCTGAAAGTATTTTAGAGGGACATCCAATTAAGTTGATCGAAGAGTCCTGCTTGTATTTTGGGTCGTCGATGCGTGGAAGAATCGAAGCAGCACGGCATATTCTTGGTCCGAATCGAAAAACACCTGTTTTAGTAGATTGGCAGGCGCAAACGATTTTCTTTCCGACGACGGCAAAAGAAAAAGCGGAGTGCATTTGGATTAATTTTAAACAGATGAAGACTGTTCAGAAGAAATCCGGTAAAGTACAGGTGGAATTCCAGACTGGTCAATGCATTGACACGGATGCCTCTGCGTACAGCATCGAACGACAACGCATTAAAACACTCGAGTTGGCGTATGAAATGCAACGTCGTTTTCAGGTACCTGAGTTTAAGAATCGATGA
- a CDS encoding truncated hemoglobin — protein MSLYETLGGEQVLASLIHSFYHQVYHDSLLRPLFPDDRHRVEQAQLSFLTQLTGGPRNPNQEPTSLAMIHRLLPIHEEHAIRWLELMEVASVEAIPNEEARGQLMERLRIGAMNVLRVCEAHQMD, from the coding sequence ATGTCACTCTATGAAACGCTTGGAGGCGAGCAAGTCCTCGCATCCTTGATTCATTCGTTCTATCATCAAGTCTACCACGATTCATTGTTGCGTCCGTTGTTCCCTGATGATCGACACCGTGTCGAACAAGCACAACTCTCTTTTTTGACCCAGTTGACGGGTGGTCCCCGCAATCCGAATCAAGAACCAACGAGTTTAGCAATGATTCATCGTCTATTACCGATTCATGAAGAGCACGCCATTCGCTGGTTAGAACTGATGGAAGTCGCTTCCGTCGAGGCGATTCCAAATGAAGAGGCACGAGGACAACTCATGGAGCGACTACGGATTGGCGCGATGAATGTGTTGCGCGTTTGTGAAGCACACCAGATGGATTGA
- the mgsA gene encoding methylglyoxal synthase: MNIALIAHDEKKDEMMGFTRAYAEFFKKNTLYATGTTGQRIMEATDLHVHRCKSGPLGGDQEIGALVAQGKIDIVIFLRDPLTAQPHEPDVSALIRLCDVYDLPLATNVGTAEILINGLEQGQFDWKEIIRKRHELEQKKFLDD, from the coding sequence ATGAACATCGCTTTGATTGCGCATGATGAAAAAAAAGATGAGATGATGGGCTTTACTCGAGCTTATGCAGAGTTTTTCAAGAAAAATACATTGTATGCGACGGGAACGACCGGACAACGAATCATGGAAGCAACAGATCTGCATGTCCATCGCTGTAAATCAGGTCCACTTGGCGGCGATCAGGAAATCGGAGCACTTGTAGCACAAGGAAAGATCGATATCGTGATTTTTTTACGTGATCCGCTGACAGCGCAACCCCATGAACCGGATGTCTCGGCGTTGATTCGGTTATGCGATGTGTATGACCTACCGCTCGCAACGAATGTCGGGACAGCTGAAATTTTAATTAATGGGCTCGAACAAGGACAATTCGATTGGAAGGAAATTATTCGAAAACGTCATGAACTGGAACAAAAAAAGTTTTTAGACGATTAA
- the addB gene encoding helicase-exonuclease AddAB subunit AddB has translation MNHMHIGRAGSGKTTQLIERVVQELEQRPLGEKMYFIVPDQMSFEMERRIATDERIAGLVRLEVMSLRRFAFHILRDYGNQAIPFLDETGTQLLLRQVVEESEDELKIFKRTKNMPGFFQGLDELIASFKRSLIEPDMLRQVSDRSLERSPKLNDLALIYERFTDRIMNKALHADDYYTTLLTLLPKARLHQATIIVDGFYEFSLQEQQVLLALMQQVSEMHISFTMDATDPYAKQTSFGVSQRCYMQLVGQMQEQSIPYEEVLYDQPVKFRSDGLRHLEQALLKPGYPSVDHDVDGFQMTAAVNRQVEAEAAVRKAIQLVRKKGYRFHEMAFVVRHLEPYADHLERAFQMYDIPYFLDQRESMVHHPLVDLIQSALDIVTSGYREETVFRLLKTELLSIPAEDARLALDRFETFVLERGIKGSMWQQPWQLKRRLAEEVRLTEEELAQEEELNRLRTFVVDVIEPLHRRLKQAKTMSAYTKGLYQFLEEQKIAERLMEWRKQALEQDLLLAAREHDQVYEAMLHLFEQLEAAAPEHTLPTDLFVQMVETGLESLRFALVPPSLDQVIATDYVRGRLQRVKVVFLLGANDGLIPFVQDQSKLLSENDHDFLHEHGIPVGKASLDVFDDELFYLYQGMMAPSEALYVSYALVDEEGKALQPAAITKQLKRQLLLDRPIKTHFAEAGEHAPQEQLDFVTSPDRAAAATAIELRRLQRRYPIQPIWFEVYNTLLENGQGRERMGLFSSALFYQNQAEALPEGLAHRLYGDSLQASVSRFETYNACSYKHFARYGLRLRERKLYKFEAPDIGNLFHGALNDLSLSIKASGRQWRELDGETCGTLAKEAVEKVTPEIQNAILMSSSRFGYIKKKLTDVVEQTAKMLVEQAKRTDFEPDLFEISFGNATFPPLRFTLPDGTEIEFTGRIDRIDQATIGDQLYVRIIDYKSSARGLDFAEIYYGLAIQMLLYLKTVVEQSELLYQQQAKPAGALYFHVKNPMLRGDLSADEEERNRLLLESYQMQGVILENDEVLRAMDHIAYDERKKSPLVKVTFTKNGLHKTQTKGVVQEEDLSALMNHAWEALKESSQDIYDGDIAINPFDYQERTPCSFCEYRSVCQFDESLGNHYRPLKPMSEKEVLERLKEEEE, from the coding sequence ATGAACCATATGCACATTGGGCGTGCCGGTAGCGGAAAAACGACACAGTTGATCGAGCGCGTCGTACAAGAACTCGAGCAACGACCACTCGGTGAGAAGATGTATTTTATCGTTCCCGATCAGATGTCATTTGAAATGGAGCGTCGGATTGCGACGGACGAACGGATTGCCGGTCTTGTTCGTCTTGAGGTCATGAGTTTACGTCGGTTTGCGTTTCATATTTTACGCGATTACGGAAATCAAGCCATTCCCTTTCTTGATGAGACGGGAACGCAGTTGTTACTCCGACAGGTCGTCGAGGAATCAGAAGACGAACTGAAAATCTTTAAACGAACAAAAAATATGCCGGGATTTTTCCAAGGACTCGATGAACTGATCGCATCATTTAAACGTTCGTTAATTGAACCAGATATGTTGCGTCAAGTAAGTGATCGCTCTCTCGAACGATCACCAAAATTGAACGATCTCGCTTTGATTTATGAACGTTTCACGGATCGAATTATGAATAAAGCACTCCATGCAGACGACTACTACACGACGTTACTGACGCTACTTCCTAAAGCACGACTGCATCAAGCGACGATCATCGTTGATGGATTTTACGAGTTTTCGCTTCAGGAACAGCAAGTATTGCTTGCCTTAATGCAACAAGTAAGTGAGATGCACATCAGTTTTACGATGGACGCAACGGATCCGTATGCGAAGCAAACCTCTTTTGGCGTTTCTCAGCGGTGCTACATGCAATTGGTTGGTCAAATGCAAGAACAATCGATTCCATACGAAGAAGTATTGTATGATCAGCCGGTCAAGTTCCGCTCTGACGGTCTACGGCATTTGGAGCAGGCATTGTTAAAGCCAGGATATCCATCTGTCGATCACGACGTCGATGGCTTTCAAATGACAGCTGCGGTCAATCGTCAAGTCGAAGCAGAGGCAGCTGTTCGAAAGGCCATTCAACTCGTTCGGAAAAAAGGATATCGATTCCATGAAATGGCATTTGTCGTGCGGCATCTCGAGCCTTATGCGGATCATTTGGAACGAGCTTTTCAAATGTATGATATCCCGTATTTCTTAGATCAACGTGAGTCGATGGTACACCATCCGCTCGTTGATCTGATTCAATCTGCGTTAGACATCGTAACGTCAGGATACCGAGAGGAGACGGTATTTCGTTTGCTTAAAACGGAGCTATTATCAATTCCAGCAGAAGATGCTCGTCTAGCGCTCGATCGTTTCGAGACGTTCGTGCTTGAACGAGGAATTAAAGGATCGATGTGGCAACAACCATGGCAATTAAAGCGGCGCTTAGCAGAAGAAGTTCGCTTGACGGAAGAGGAACTCGCACAAGAAGAAGAGTTGAACCGGTTACGAACGTTCGTAGTCGATGTGATTGAACCATTGCACCGTCGATTAAAGCAGGCGAAGACGATGAGCGCCTATACGAAAGGTCTCTATCAATTCCTTGAAGAACAAAAAATTGCAGAACGTTTGATGGAGTGGCGTAAGCAAGCACTAGAGCAAGATCTGCTTCTTGCTGCTCGAGAGCATGATCAAGTATATGAAGCGATGCTTCACCTATTTGAACAGTTGGAAGCTGCTGCACCAGAGCATACGCTACCGACAGATCTGTTCGTTCAAATGGTCGAGACAGGACTTGAAAGCCTTCGTTTTGCGCTTGTTCCTCCATCGCTCGATCAAGTCATCGCGACAGACTATGTCCGCGGACGGCTCCAACGGGTGAAAGTCGTCTTTTTACTTGGCGCAAACGATGGATTGATTCCATTTGTTCAAGATCAATCGAAGTTACTGTCTGAAAATGATCATGACTTTTTACACGAACATGGCATTCCGGTTGGAAAAGCGTCCCTCGACGTGTTTGATGATGAGCTGTTTTATCTTTATCAAGGGATGATGGCTCCAAGCGAAGCATTGTATGTCAGTTATGCACTTGTCGACGAAGAAGGAAAGGCGCTTCAGCCTGCAGCCATCACGAAACAATTAAAGCGACAACTGTTGCTTGATCGTCCGATTAAGACACATTTTGCAGAGGCAGGCGAACATGCACCGCAAGAACAACTCGATTTCGTGACGAGTCCAGATCGCGCGGCTGCAGCGACAGCAATCGAACTCCGCCGTCTTCAACGCCGTTATCCGATTCAGCCGATTTGGTTCGAAGTATACAATACGCTTCTTGAGAACGGTCAGGGTCGTGAACGGATGGGACTATTCTCGAGTGCATTGTTCTATCAAAATCAAGCAGAAGCCTTACCAGAAGGGTTAGCGCATCGTTTATACGGTGATTCGCTACAAGCGAGTGTTTCACGTTTTGAAACGTATAATGCCTGCTCGTATAAGCATTTTGCGCGGTATGGTCTTCGTTTACGCGAGCGGAAGCTGTATAAATTCGAAGCACCGGACATCGGGAATTTGTTCCATGGTGCACTAAATGATCTTTCACTCAGCATTAAGGCTTCTGGACGACAATGGCGAGAGCTCGACGGTGAGACGTGTGGAACACTTGCAAAGGAAGCTGTCGAGAAGGTGACACCGGAAATTCAGAACGCGATTTTAATGAGTTCGAGTCGGTTCGGATATATCAAGAAAAAATTGACGGATGTTGTGGAGCAAACAGCGAAAATGCTCGTTGAACAAGCAAAACGAACCGATTTTGAACCTGACTTATTCGAAATCAGTTTTGGTAATGCAACGTTCCCACCATTACGCTTTACGTTACCGGACGGAACGGAAATTGAATTCACAGGTCGGATCGACCGGATTGATCAGGCAACGATCGGTGATCAGTTATACGTTCGAATCATCGACTACAAGTCAAGTGCCCGAGGCCTGGACTTCGCGGAAATCTATTATGGACTCGCCATTCAAATGTTGCTTTATTTGAAGACAGTCGTAGAACAGTCAGAATTACTTTATCAACAGCAGGCAAAACCAGCTGGTGCATTGTATTTCCACGTCAAGAATCCGATGTTACGGGGCGATTTATCTGCTGACGAAGAAGAGCGCAATCGACTGTTACTCGAGTCCTATCAAATGCAAGGCGTCATCCTAGAGAATGACGAAGTACTACGAGCGATGGATCACATTGCGTACGACGAACGAAAAAAATCACCGCTCGTCAAAGTGACGTTTACGAAAAATGGACTCCATAAGACACAAACGAAAGGTGTCGTCCAAGAGGAAGATTTATCGGCATTGATGAATCATGCGTGGGAAGCGCTAAAAGAGAGCAGTCAGGATATTTATGACGGAGATATTGCGATCAATCCATTTGATTATCAGGAGCGGACACCATGTAGTTTTTGTGAGTATCGCTCAGTGTGTCAATTCGATGAATCACTCGGTAATCACTATCGCCCATTAAAACCGATGTCTGAAAAAGAAGTACTGGAACGGCTGAAGGAGGAAGAAGAATGA
- a CDS encoding fatty acid--CoA ligase family protein: MLGLIQSVEETARTHPDSTAYVFEDTQVSYREFVEKFHRAAGALEANGIRKGDHVALILGNSPAFLVAYYAIMKQGAIAIPINPTYTPDEIGYILMNGDVKGILGIAPLVEAAKDRLVHLPNLKIVVSVPYAGQEGPNETHQQVTFITLDRWLEIEHPLTEVTNELDDIAVILYTSGTTGKPKGAMLSHRNLTSNARSIGDYLHVSSSDRTLAVLPMFHVFCLTVVVNASLAHGASIIIASRFSPQETFELAKKEHVTIFAGVPTMYNFLLQTVKAHPEYATYFESTRLFVSGGASLPVPLLEAFDRTFQCHILEGYGLSEASPVTCFNPVNGVQKPGSIGTSIVDVENKVVDELGQELPDGQVGELIVRGPNVMTGYYKMPEESQATLRDGWLYTGDLARRDEDGYFYIVDRKKDMIIVGGYNVYPREVEEVLYQHPNVIEAAVIGIPDEEMGEAVKAFVVARETMTEEEAQTFCATSLAKYKCPTQIEFIEQLPRNTTGKILRTVLKKQPTNS, encoded by the coding sequence ATGCTTGGATTGATTCAATCCGTTGAGGAAACAGCTCGAACACATCCGGACTCAACGGCGTATGTGTTTGAGGACACGCAAGTCAGCTATCGTGAGTTCGTCGAGAAGTTTCACCGGGCAGCCGGCGCGCTCGAAGCGAACGGAATTCGAAAAGGCGATCATGTCGCGCTAATTTTAGGGAATAGCCCAGCATTCCTAGTGGCATATTACGCGATCATGAAACAAGGAGCTATTGCGATTCCAATCAACCCTACATACACGCCAGATGAAATCGGGTATATCCTGATGAATGGTGATGTAAAAGGGATTTTAGGAATTGCGCCACTCGTCGAAGCAGCAAAAGATCGTCTTGTTCATTTACCAAACCTTAAGATCGTCGTATCAGTTCCTTACGCAGGTCAGGAAGGACCAAATGAGACGCATCAACAAGTGACGTTCATTACACTTGATCGTTGGCTCGAAATCGAGCATCCATTGACAGAAGTAACAAATGAACTGGACGACATCGCCGTCATTCTCTATACGAGTGGAACGACGGGGAAACCAAAAGGCGCGATGTTGTCGCATCGAAACCTGACATCAAATGCGCGTTCAATCGGAGATTATCTACATGTATCGAGTAGCGATCGAACACTTGCTGTGTTACCGATGTTCCATGTCTTTTGTTTGACGGTCGTCGTTAATGCTTCACTTGCACATGGGGCATCGATCATCATTGCGTCTCGTTTCTCACCACAAGAGACGTTCGAGTTAGCGAAAAAAGAACATGTCACAATTTTTGCAGGCGTGCCGACGATGTATAATTTCTTGCTGCAAACCGTAAAAGCTCATCCGGAATATGCGACTTACTTTGAGTCGACGCGTTTGTTCGTCTCAGGGGGAGCAAGTCTTCCGGTTCCGCTTCTTGAAGCATTCGACCGGACATTCCAGTGTCATATCCTTGAAGGATACGGTCTGTCGGAAGCGTCACCTGTTACTTGCTTTAACCCGGTCAATGGTGTCCAGAAGCCAGGCTCGATCGGAACGTCGATCGTTGATGTCGAAAATAAAGTCGTCGACGAACTCGGACAAGAATTACCGGATGGTCAGGTCGGAGAATTGATCGTTCGTGGTCCGAACGTCATGACGGGTTATTACAAGATGCCTGAAGAATCGCAAGCGACGCTACGCGATGGCTGGTTGTATACGGGTGATTTAGCACGTCGAGATGAGGATGGCTATTTTTATATCGTAGATCGGAAAAAAGATATGATCATCGTTGGTGGTTATAACGTCTACCCACGTGAAGTCGAAGAAGTGCTCTATCAGCATCCGAACGTCATCGAAGCAGCGGTCATCGGCATACCGGACGAAGAGATGGGAGAGGCCGTCAAAGCGTTCGTCGTCGCTCGTGAGACGATGACGGAAGAGGAGGCACAGACGTTCTGTGCCACATCACTTGCCAAGTATAAATGTCCGACACAGATTGAGTTCATCGAACAATTACCTCGTAATACGACGGGTAAGATTTTACGCACCGTGTTGAAAAAGCAACCGACGAATTCATAA
- a CDS encoding response regulator transcription factor yields the protein MHTIYLVDDEVNLNRVLVKYLEQEGWQVKSFTSGEAAASAIVEKPDLWILDIMLPDMDGFQLIKRIKAHDETTPVIFISARDEDIDKIIGLEMGSDDYIAKPFLPRELVIRVKKILARTYATPKSGVIQYGDYMIYPEKRIIEENGQEIDLTSKEYDLLILFATQIGTPMSREQILVSVWGDDYFGSDRVVDDLVRRVRKKLSKLELETIYGIGYRLVSA from the coding sequence ATGCATACAATCTATTTGGTTGATGATGAAGTGAACTTGAATCGTGTACTCGTGAAGTACTTGGAGCAAGAAGGATGGCAAGTTAAATCGTTTACGTCTGGTGAGGCAGCAGCCTCTGCCATCGTAGAGAAGCCGGATTTATGGATTTTAGATATCATGCTACCGGATATGGATGGTTTTCAATTGATTAAACGAATCAAAGCGCATGATGAAACGACACCTGTCATTTTCATCTCGGCTCGTGATGAAGATATCGATAAGATTATCGGTCTCGAAATGGGTTCAGACGATTATATCGCGAAGCCTTTTCTTCCCCGTGAACTCGTCATTCGTGTCAAAAAAATCTTGGCACGTACGTATGCGACACCGAAAAGTGGTGTCATTCAATACGGGGATTATATGATTTACCCTGAGAAACGCATCATCGAGGAAAATGGTCAAGAAATCGATCTAACATCGAAAGAGTACGATTTGTTGATTTTATTTGCGACACAGATCGGAACGCCGATGTCTCGCGAGCAGATTCTCGTCAGTGTCTGGGGTGACGATTATTTTGGTTCGGACCGCGTCGTCGATGATCTTGTCCGTCGTGTCCGCAAAAAATTATCGAAACTGGAACTCGAAACGATTTACGGCATCGGCTATCGCCTGGTGTCTGCATGA
- a CDS encoding HAMP domain-containing sensor histidine kinase, with translation MKNRSLGFQIWAMFLLVIVTLSAVILLVIRSSIGNFIDEQVYATLENSEVFFSKDASVIEMLQDNPIEFDRRKQESRSVNILLLSKNGKLYYGGAPQQLINQMYRDAIDQKTITAKYTTRLDKEDVYYSIRKMEESGETYYRVSYVWDAYRQELITQLFSKIGFVVIIGSIFTLFIAFWLARRLTHPLVEIERAVGKIAAQKWDTPLPLDRGDEIGRLARSVDAMRMDLEKQDKAQKSLLQNISHDLKTPIMVIRSYAQSISDGIYPDGDLTGSVSVIDEEAERLEKKVAALLYVTKLDYFELDRSTWDNVDIDRMIHLLQNRFSGTRSLEWHVSGEAGIVLGEGEQLRVALENVMDNAIRYAETRIDIRLSGTADHVHIEIENDGPPLDASSPLFHQFSRGKEGKFGLGLYIVKRIVERHDGTVAIENRSAGNGVGKVCVIFNFPRHFIDQEEKKTEEF, from the coding sequence ATGAAAAATCGCAGTCTCGGATTTCAGATTTGGGCGATGTTTCTGCTCGTCATCGTCACATTATCTGCAGTCATTCTCCTTGTCATCCGCTCATCGATCGGAAATTTCATCGATGAACAAGTCTATGCGACGCTCGAGAATAGTGAGGTCTTCTTCTCGAAGGATGCCTCTGTCATCGAGATGCTACAAGATAACCCGATTGAATTCGATCGTCGGAAACAAGAATCCCGTTCCGTTAATATTCTTCTCCTTTCAAAAAACGGAAAACTGTATTACGGTGGGGCACCACAACAACTGATCAATCAGATGTATCGTGACGCGATTGATCAAAAAACGATCACGGCGAAATATACGACACGTCTTGATAAAGAAGATGTCTATTATAGTATTCGTAAAATGGAAGAAAGCGGCGAAACCTACTATCGTGTCTCTTACGTCTGGGACGCGTATCGACAAGAACTGATTACACAACTGTTTTCAAAAATCGGCTTCGTCGTCATCATTGGTAGTATTTTTACGTTATTCATTGCCTTCTGGTTAGCGCGTCGTCTGACGCATCCGCTCGTCGAAATCGAGAGAGCAGTCGGAAAAATCGCGGCTCAAAAGTGGGATACACCACTACCGCTCGATCGTGGGGATGAGATTGGTCGACTGGCACGATCCGTCGATGCGATGCGGATGGATCTTGAAAAACAAGATAAGGCCCAAAAATCATTACTTCAAAACATTTCGCACGATTTAAAGACACCAATCATGGTCATCCGAAGTTATGCTCAGTCCATCTCAGACGGTATTTATCCTGACGGTGATTTAACCGGATCCGTATCAGTCATCGATGAGGAGGCGGAACGATTAGAGAAAAAAGTCGCGGCACTTCTTTACGTCACGAAGCTCGACTATTTTGAACTCGATCGTTCGACGTGGGACAACGTCGATATTGATCGAATGATCCATCTGTTGCAAAATCGATTTTCTGGAACGAGGTCACTCGAATGGCATGTCAGTGGAGAAGCTGGGATCGTTCTTGGGGAAGGCGAACAATTACGTGTTGCGCTTGAAAATGTCATGGATAATGCGATTCGTTATGCCGAAACACGGATTGATATCCGATTGTCTGGAACAGCAGATCACGTTCACATCGAAATTGAAAATGATGGTCCGCCGCTTGATGCCTCTTCACCACTGTTCCATCAATTTTCACGGGGCAAGGAAGGGAAGTTTGGGCTCGGTCTCTATATCGTCAAACGGATCGTCGAACGTCATGACGGAACGGTAGCGATTGAGAATCGGTCTGCGGGAAATGGAGTCGGGAAAGTTTGTGTGATTTTTAATTTCCCGCGTCATTTCATTGATCAAGAGGAAAAAAAGACGGAAGAATTTTAA